GCAGTATAGCAATATTGATTGTTGGTCAATAATTTCATATCTTTCATATATCTCAACACCAAAGAATTATCATATTTAACTATTTTCCTACTCCATGCAATTTTAAGATGCATTAAACGTTCGTTTATTGCTTGATAAATTGTAGATCAATTAAGACGTAAGAAGTTGGAAATGAATTTGGATGAAGATCGGTCATATATTTCGGGGTTACGGAAACGAGACACCCGAACTTATGAGGTCGTATTTAAAAAATACTATCAGCCACTTGTTATGTTTGTTGTGCGTCATATTGGTAATGAGGATGTTGCAAAAGATATTGTACAAGATATTTTCTTTAAGTTATTTGAAAGTAGTTCTTCCCTGCCTGATGATTTTCTGCTAAAATCATGGTTTTATCGAGTTGCCCGTAATGCTGCGGTTGATTATCTGCGTCACCTGCAAGTGGAGGATAAGTATAAGTTTCTGATGGCAGAAGCGATGATTAGTATCCCGGATATAGATGAAGAGATTGACGAACAAGTGTACGCTAAAGTGAATTTAGCTATAGAGAGTTTGCCGGAACAATGTAGGTTGATTATTAAGTTGAACGTGTTGGAGGGGAAGAAATATCAAGAAATTGCAGAAGAATTAGGAATCACGATTAATACGATTCGTACACAGGTGTCCAGAGGATATAAGAAATTGCGGGATATTCTCTCGGAAGAGGTCGATTCTTCTGTTTTATTTTTCATGTTTCTGAAAAATAAATAGCCGAATTCGTTCATGTTATCCGGGATATTTGCAGGATATTTACGTTATAGTTTCTTTAGTGTCTCGTTAAGAGGTCAACGATAGGTTAACGATAGGTCAACGATAGGTTAACGATGCAGACAATGGATTTTTATTTGATTTTGTCTTGAAATTGAATGAAAGTATTAACGAGACATCGGTGAGACTTGTTTACAAGTATTACGAGGGATGGATGAAGTCTTTCCAAAAATATTTTTCATATTATTCGGAAAAAAATTGAAATTCTTGTCACACAAAATAAATGGCTGTCCGTTATAGGTATGTTTTTAAGACTGGAATTATGGAAGATAAAACTATACCGGCTAAATTAATTTACCGAAAGATTAAAGGAAAGCTTTCTGCGGTGGAGGAGGAACGTTTTGATGCATGGCTAAAAGAGGGATGGGAACATCGGGAATACTACGAGCGGATGCAGAGAATATATCAGGAAGAGAATATGCAGGAAGTTGCGGTAGGAAAAATTCAGGATGCATGGGAGATGTTTGAAAAGCGTGTACAAGGACGGTGGCGTGTAGAGAGGAAACGGCGTTGGATGTGGGGAATGAGTGTGGCGGCATCTGTGGTGATCGTGCTTTGTTTGATAATGTATTATCAGGTCAACACGAGGAAGGACATGAATATAGCCGTACAAAATATTGTGCCGGGACAGTATAATGCTATTTTGGAAATGGCTGATGGGTCCACATACCATTTGGGAGAGCAACAAGGCTCGTTGCAAGAGAAAACGGGGAGGCTGATAAAGATTGATAGTACACTGGTGAGCTATCTGCCCGTGAGTAACAAGCAGGAAATACCTCAAGAGATCGTGTACAATAAATTGAGCGTGCCCAGAGGGGGGGAGTACCGGATCGAATTGGAAGATGGAACAAAAGTATGGATGAATTCGGAATCTTGTTTACGGTATCCGGTTGCTTTTTTTAATGATATGCGAGAAGTGTATTTGGAGGGAGAGGCCTATTTCGAAGTGCAACGGGATGTGGATAGACCTTTTATTGTTCATTCCGGTGAACAAAAAGTGACGGTGTTGGGAACGAGTTTCGGTATTAGTTGTTATGCTAGTGAGGTAAATGATTACACGACGTTGGTTTCAGGAAAAGTAAAAGTCGATTTTGAGCGGAGAAAGCAAAGTTTTGTGTTAGAACCGGGAATGCAGGTTGTATATAATAAAGAGAGTGATGTTGCCACGGAGAAGAAAGTGGATGTTGCGGAATTTGTGGCTTGGAAAAATGGGAAATATGTATTTAAACAGAAACGTTTGGTGGATATTTTATCCACCTTGTCTAGGTGGTATGATTTTGAGGTTTTCTATCGAAACGAAGACGTGAAGGAGGTCTTGTTCTCTGGTGAGCTGAGGCGGTTTGATGACTTCAGTTACCTGTTGCAATTGATAGAACGTACGAGTGATGTGAAGTTTGTTATAGATAAAAAGATAGTACAAGTAATGAGATAAAAGCGAAACAGGAGAATACGGCAATATCCTCCTGTCACATATAAGCCGGCAAGCTTATTTGATTGTTTAATTTTACACTACAAATCTATGAAAAAAAGAGGTAAACTGTGCACACCTTTTCAAAAAAGGTGGTGTCAAAAAATTCTTTTATTAATGAAACACCTTTGTATTTTTTTGTTCGTGTTCAATTTCGGATTGAATGCGGCGGTTCATTCTCAGAACCAGCGAGTAAGTATTGAGTTAAAGAATGCGAGTATCGAGGAATTGATTAGGGCGATCAAGAGCCAGTGTGACATGGGATTTTTGTATGATTACAGCAAAACGAAATCCGTGAAAAATATCACGGTGAGTATGCAAAACGTTTTGTTGTCGGAAGTTCTGGTAAAGGCATTGGCGGGTACTGGTTTCGTGGCAGAGATCGAAAATAATATGATTATTATTAAAGAGGCTCCCCAAAATCAACAAAAAGAGGCCCGAACGATTAGGGGGCGGGTGACTGATAATGCAAAGGCTTCTCTGCCGGGAGTAACGGTTTTGATCAAGGGAACATCTATCGGTGTCGTGACGGATACGGCAGGAACGTATCAGATCACATTGCCGGATCAGAAGGAGGTTATCTTGGTTTTCTCTTTTGTTGGAATGGAAAATGTTGAAATTAAGGTTACTCCTGAACGTCAGGTGTATGATGTCATTATGCAGGAGTCTCGTACGGCCTTGGATGACGTGGTGGTTACCGGATTTTTCACGAAAAATAAGCAGAGTTTTACCGGATCGGTAAAAACAGTTTCAGTTGAAGAAATCAAAGCAGTTTCCAACACGAATTTGATCAGTGCTTTAGCGATGTTGACACCGGGCCTCAAGCTTGTGGAGAATAATCAAGCCGGTTCGAATCCGAATCACCTTCCGGAGATTGTCATTCGTGGAACTTCTTCTTTGACTACCGAGGCGGATGTTAATCCGAATCAGCCGATTATTATTTTAGATGGTATTGAAATTACGCTTCGGGATTTGTATGATCTTGATATTAACGAGATTGAACGAGTTGATGTGTTGAAGGATGCGTCGGCATCCGCTTTGTATGGGGAGAGGGCTGCCAATGGAGTCATTGTTATTGAGCGGAAAAAAATCTTGAATGACAAGTTACGCTTGACTTACAATCTGGATGGATCGGTTGATTTTCCTGACTTGACAACGTATGATTATTTGAATGCGGCGGACAAGTTGGAATTTGAACGAAGGGCCAAGTTGTATGATTTCGAGAATAAGTATGATTTGGAGGATTATAATCGGAAAAAATTATTGATTTCTAAAGGAATGGATACGGATTGGATGTCCAAACCTTTGCGTACAGGTTATACGATCGGTAATTCGATCGGAATTAGCGGTAAGGGAAATGATATGACTTATCGGGTGAATGCCAATTTGAGAAATGTGAAGGGGGTTATGAAGGGCGATTATCGAAATACGTATAGTGTAAGTGTATTTCTGTCTTATCACGTTGCCAATAAAGTAACGGTTTCTTACCAAAGTAATTATTCCGGCGTGAAGTCAAAAAATAGTCCTTATGGGACCTTTTCCGATTACGTGACTTTAAATCCTTATGATAGTCCTTACGATGAAACCGGTGTTCTTGTTCAGAAATTGTCATGGGATGTCAATAATCCTTTGTATGAGGCGAAATGTGGCAATTTTGACAAGACTTCTGATAATACATTTACGAATACGGTTAATATCCGCTGGGATATTATGAAAGGTTTGTATTTGACGGCTAATGGTTCGCTTGTGACGGGGCAATCCAATCAAGAGATTTTTACTTCTCCGACTTCTGCCGTTTATCTGAGTGAAGAGGATTTGACGAAAAAGGGACAGTTATTAGAGAGTCATAAGAAATCTTTGAATTTGAGTGGAAATTTTGTTGTAAGTTATAATCGGCCAATCGGGGATAACAGTTTGTTGACCGTGAATGTTGGTGGTGATATTTATAAAGATGATTCGAAATCTCATAGTTTTGTTGGAACGGGATTCTTGAAACCGGAATTACATTCACCGCAATATGCCGCAACGTATCAAGAAGATTCACGTCCTAGTGGCAGCCAAAGCTTGACGACTAGAGCCGGTTTTTTTGCTTATCTTAATTTTATCCTGCAAAATAAGTATTTTGTTGATGGGACGATCCGTCGTTCCGGTTCTTCTCAATTCGGGGCGAATAATCGTTATGCTCCTTTCTGGTCTGTTGGTGCAGGTTGGAATTTGCATAATGAATCGTTCTTGCAAAGAGAATGGCTTGGTACGTTGAAACTTCGTTATTCTTACGGAGTAACTGGGAATATTTCTTTCCCGTCTTATCAAGCTATTACGACCTATACTTATAACCAGGATAATTATTATTTACATGGTATGGGTGCCGTTCCAAAACAGATGGGGAATAAGGACCTTACTTGGCAGTCGACGAAAACTCATAATATCGGTTTGAATGCGGATTTCTTGGATAGTCGTTTTAGTTTGACTTTTGATTATTATATTAAAACAACGGATGATTTGTTGATAGACCAGACGATTCCGCCATCTATTGGAGAAACGACGGTCAAGAGTAACTTGGGAAAACAACGCAATAAAGGTTACGAGTTTGATATTTCTGCCGTATTGGTTCAAAATAAAGATTGGCGATTTAGCTTGAAAGTTAATGGTTCTCACAATAAGA
The window above is part of the Butyricimonas paravirosa genome. Proteins encoded here:
- a CDS encoding FecR family protein — its product is MEDKTIPAKLIYRKIKGKLSAVEEERFDAWLKEGWEHREYYERMQRIYQEENMQEVAVGKIQDAWEMFEKRVQGRWRVERKRRWMWGMSVAASVVIVLCLIMYYQVNTRKDMNIAVQNIVPGQYNAILEMADGSTYHLGEQQGSLQEKTGRLIKIDSTLVSYLPVSNKQEIPQEIVYNKLSVPRGGEYRIELEDGTKVWMNSESCLRYPVAFFNDMREVYLEGEAYFEVQRDVDRPFIVHSGEQKVTVLGTSFGISCYASEVNDYTTLVSGKVKVDFERRKQSFVLEPGMQVVYNKESDVATEKKVDVAEFVAWKNGKYVFKQKRLVDILSTLSRWYDFEVFYRNEDVKEVLFSGELRRFDDFSYLLQLIERTSDVKFVIDKKIVQVMR
- a CDS encoding SusC/RagA family TonB-linked outer membrane protein, yielding MKHLCIFLFVFNFGLNAAVHSQNQRVSIELKNASIEELIRAIKSQCDMGFLYDYSKTKSVKNITVSMQNVLLSEVLVKALAGTGFVAEIENNMIIIKEAPQNQQKEARTIRGRVTDNAKASLPGVTVLIKGTSIGVVTDTAGTYQITLPDQKEVILVFSFVGMENVEIKVTPERQVYDVIMQESRTALDDVVVTGFFTKNKQSFTGSVKTVSVEEIKAVSNTNLISALAMLTPGLKLVENNQAGSNPNHLPEIVIRGTSSLTTEADVNPNQPIIILDGIEITLRDLYDLDINEIERVDVLKDASASALYGERAANGVIVIERKKILNDKLRLTYNLDGSVDFPDLTTYDYLNAADKLEFERRAKLYDFENKYDLEDYNRKKLLISKGMDTDWMSKPLRTGYTIGNSIGISGKGNDMTYRVNANLRNVKGVMKGDYRNTYSVSVFLSYHVANKVTVSYQSNYSGVKSKNSPYGTFSDYVTLNPYDSPYDETGVLVQKLSWDVNNPLYEAKCGNFDKTSDNTFTNTVNIRWDIMKGLYLTANGSLVTGQSNQEIFTSPTSAVYLSEEDLTKKGQLLESHKKSLNLSGNFVVSYNRPIGDNSLLTVNVGGDIYKDDSKSHSFVGTGFLKPELHSPQYAATYQEDSRPSGSQSLTTRAGFFAYLNFILQNKYFVDGTIRRSGSSQFGANNRYAPFWSVGAGWNLHNESFLQREWLGTLKLRYSYGVTGNISFPSYQAITTYTYNQDNYYLHGMGAVPKQMGNKDLTWQSTKTHNIGLNADFLDSRFSLTFDYYIKTTDDLLIDQTIPPSIGETTVKSNLGKQRNKGYEFDISAVLVQNKDWRFSLKVNGSHNKNKILAISNALAATNDVANESSAGKPKVLYKEGQSTTAIYAVRSAGINPATGKEVFINKNGEYTLTYNTDDKVVIGDEAPKLEGSIFPMLSFRNWSLNISMSYKFGGQTYNLTRAENVENVDPRKNVDQRAFDERWTNVNDLFPYLDIADTESRTNYQSSRFVEDDDILEINRIEIAYEFRSNWLKQIGFKRLRLSAGMNDIARLSTVKYERGTSYPFSRGFSFTISPTF
- a CDS encoding RNA polymerase sigma factor; this translates as MNLDEDRSYISGLRKRDTRTYEVVFKKYYQPLVMFVVRHIGNEDVAKDIVQDIFFKLFESSSSLPDDFLLKSWFYRVARNAAVDYLRHLQVEDKYKFLMAEAMISIPDIDEEIDEQVYAKVNLAIESLPEQCRLIIKLNVLEGKKYQEIAEELGITINTIRTQVSRGYKKLRDILSEEVDSSVLFFMFLKNK